The Osmerus eperlanus chromosome 7, fOsmEpe2.1, whole genome shotgun sequence genome includes a region encoding these proteins:
- the LOC134023747 gene encoding uncharacterized protein LOC134023747, translating into MPGLDRVDSLAECLVELRNQSSLALTNQQVSNIVALWQNLLDYDQQRVSFAARHQSRLDTGRFRSPKKRQEFTPGVESMKRHALTTTAPLAQWPDCCRLIELIFVRLCAIHRSPKKKGTGAVSRWSLILDDYRKIRQRILANGTVMQQTTLQLVDVSHTTLVQWHNKRVKKQDNAVVMQGLNLPSRLSAAANPLPPANVRLPSALPHPGPALQYQLPCSTVGQARLKRKVPPTDVTPVAIKMHAQRQLFPAPPSAPRLLVLAPVTSQVPVLVAAPQALGGIFPAPPAPVRKLTRHVLHNTCKKCGQFRTAQTGHSQYKGTVYCPSVEAVPKEQWLEDMKQVDAPLLPSQRHGHWATAPLPPSQRHGRWASAPLPPSQRHGRWASAPLPPSQRHGHWASAPLPLPLPEAWTLG; encoded by the exons ATGCCGGGCTTAGACAGAGTAGACAGCTTGGCTGAGTGTTTGGTGGAGCTGAGGAACCAGTCCTCTCTGGCCCTCACCAACCAGCAG GTAAGCAACATTGTTGCTCTGTGGCAGAACCTGCTGGACTACGACCAGCAGAGGGTTTCCTTTGCTGCCAGACACCAGAGCAGGCTGGACACAGGGAGGTTCAGGTCTCCAAAGAAGAGGCAGGAGTTCACTCCAGGGGTGGAGAGCATGAAGAGGCACGCACTCACCACCACTGCCCCGCTTGCCCAATGGCCTGATTGCTGCCGCCTGATTGAACTGATCTTTGTCAGGCTCTGTGCCATCCATCGCTCTCCCAAGAAGAAGGGGACTGGTGCAGTGTCCAGATGGAGTTTAATCCTGGATGACTACAGGAAAATCAGGCAGCGCATTTTGGCAAATGGGACGGTCATGCAGCAGACcacactgcagctggtggatgtaagCCACACCACCCTTGTGCAGTGGCACAACAAGAGGGTGAAGAAGCAGGACAACGCTGTGGTTATGCAGGGGCTGAACTTGCCCAGTCGCTTGTCTGCGGCAGCCAACCCACTCCCTCCTGCTAATGTGCGCCTTCCATCTGCGCTCCCCCACCCAGGCCCGGCTCTCCAGTACCAACTGCCCTGCAGCACCGTGGGCCAGGCGCGGTTGAAAAGAAAGGTCCCGCCCACAGATGTAACACCGGTTGCTATAAAGATGCATGCCCAGCGTCAGCTcttccctgctccaccctcGGCCCCTCGTCTGTTGGTGCTGGCTCCGGTGACCTCACAGGTGCCTGTCCTCGTCGCTGCTCCACAGGCCCTGGGAGGTATCTTCCCTGCACCCCCTGCTCCGGTCCGAAAACTAACCCGCCATGTACTCCACAACACATGCAAGAAATGCGGGCAGTTCAGGACAGCCCAGACTGGACACAGTCAGTACAAAGGAACTGTGTACTGCCCCTCTGTAGAGGCTGTTCCCAAGGAGCAGTGGTTGGAGGACATGAAACAAGTAGATgcccctctactcccctcccagaggcatggacactgggctactgcccctctacccccctcccagaggcatggacgctgggctagtgcccctctacccccctcccagaggcatggacgctgggctagtgcccctctacccccctcccagaggcatggacactgggctagtgcccctctacccctccccctcccagaggcatggacactgggctag
- the LOC134023749 gene encoding DOMON domain-containing protein FRRS1L, which yields MISLRSLLQLTLLLNHGCWWGVHPSPTDEGALRASHGDHGEPGHKEPHKDSYSTFASEFLESRYLSDDGYPFPTAPPVDPFARIKVTDCGVTKGCIRYGKPGCDAETCDYFLSYRRIGTDVEYEMSADTDGWVAVGFSSDKKMGGDDVMGCVHDDNGRVRIHHFYNVGQWAKEIQRNPARDEEGLFENNRVTCRFKRPLYVPREETLVDLHLSWYYLFAWGPAIQGSITRHDIDAPPVSDHMISIYKYEDIFMPSTAYQTFSSPFCLLLIVALTFYLLMGTP from the exons ATGATCTCTCTGCGTAGTCTTCTACAGTTAACGCTACTACTGAACCACGGCTGTTGGTGGGGGGTACATCCGAGCCCCACCGATGAGGGTGCACTTCGGGCCAGCCACGGAGACCACGGAGAACCGGGCCATAAAGAGCCTCACAAGGACTCATATAGCACCTTCGCATCCGAGTTTCTGGAGTCCCGTTATCTGTCAGACGATG GTTACCCCTTCCCCACAGCACCTCCTGTTGATCCATTTGCCAGGATCAAGGTTACCGACTGTGGAGTAACCAAGGGTTGCATCAG gtatGGGAAGCCGGGCTGCGATGCAGAGACGTGTGACTACTTCCTGAGCTACCGCAGGATCGGGACAGATGTGGAGTACGAGATGAGCGCAGACACAGACGGCTGGGTGGCTGTGGGCTTCTCTTCCGACAAGAAGATG GGAGGAGATGATGTCATGGGCTGTGTCCATGACGATAATGGGCGTGTGCGTATCCACCACTTCTACAACGTGGGCCAGTGGGCCAAAGAGATCCAGAGGAACCCGGCGCGGGACGAGGAGGGACTGTTCGAGAACAACAGGGTGACCTGTCGCTTCAAGCGCCCGCTGTATGTCCCCCGCGAGGAGACTCTGGTGGACCTGCACCTGTCCTGGTACTACCTGTTTGCCTGGGGCCCGGCCATACAAG gctCTATCACCAGACATGACATTGACGCTCCCCCCGTCAGTGATCACATGATCAGCATCTATAAGTATGAGGACATCTTCATGCCCTCCACAGCCTACCAGACCTTCTCCTCTCCGTTCTGCCTGCTGCTCATCGTGGCTCTCACCTTCTACCTCCTCATGGGCACCCCGTAA